Below is a window of Trichosurus vulpecula isolate mTriVul1 chromosome 4, mTriVul1.pri, whole genome shotgun sequence DNA.
gttcattgtatattttggagatgaggcctttatcagagacactgattgtaaaaattctttcccaattttctgcttccctcctaatcttagttgcactggctttgtttgtacaaaactttttcaattttacataatcaacaCCTAGTTATCTCTTATACTGCAAAGGAATAATTTcaagggtgggggagaggcagctgggtggttctAGGCACTGGACCGAGAATCATGAAGACCTCAGgctgaatctggcctcagacacttagtagttttgAGACTgaggaccagtcacttaacctttgttccTTCATCCATAagaaggggataataatatatataatcttGTATCTTATGAAGCTGCTGTGGggttccaatgagataacatatgtagagTGTTTCACAAATTTTCacatgctatagaaatgtaattattaataatacatatttgaacataatatattatttaatcaACAACacaatttacatatacatatatggatgtatatacacatgtatacatggtCAGGTATGCATAGGTGCACACATGCttgaatacacatacatgtgcctatatacatgcatgtatgtacatatgtgtattacTGCAACCCACAAGTAGAATCTAAGGTCTTTGAAGACCTTAATTTGGGACTTTGAATCTCTAGCACCAAGCACAATGCCTTGGACCTTGTAGGCACTGATAGATAGGTAAGtggatagatgacagatagatgaaagcatagacagatggatgaatggatagatggatggatagatggataggtggGAGATGAATGAACAGAgtgatagagagatgatagatatgatagatcgatccagcattttattaagcatttttccatgtgccaggctctgtgagAATCATTGggtatacaaatgcaagcaagacagtccctgcctttaaggagcttacagtcaaatAGGGGAAGATGCCCCATAAAGGGAGCCAGAAAGGGGAGACCTGGTCAGGAGTGAGTTGGGCCCCCAAAGTGATAATACTCATTGGAGTGGTTCAAAAGGCAGGGTAGCCTGGGCTTTGAAGCTGGAACCTAAATGTTCCCTGTGGTGTTTTTGTTTATGTAAGCACTTCTCCAGAAATGACTTTCGGAGAGAGCCATTAATGTTACTACCaataattctcttcctcttcctcctttttcttcttttcctcctcctcccctcctcctctttctcctccttctgctccttctctccaccctaccctaccctttctcctcctcctcctcttctttttttcttctttcctcctcatgGACGAAGAGCCACTCATTTATGGcagcctctttctctctctctgcagacTGGGCTACCTTTGCCTTGGGCCCTGGCCATGGCATCCAGCTGAGATCAGGACGTCTGCTTGTTCCTGCTTACACTTACCACATTGACTGCAAGGAGTGCTTTGGGAAAATCTGTAAGACCACCCCTCACTCCTTCACCTTCTACAGTGATGACCACGGTAAGAGCTGGCAATTTGGGGACTTCATTCCCAACCTGAAAACTGGGGAGTGCCAGCTGGTATCAGTATATGAAGAAGATGGCAGCAATATTCTTTATTGCAATGCCAGGAGTCCCCTGGGCTGCCGGGTGCAGGCACTCAGCATGGATGATGGGGCTGCTTTTCTCCCAGGACAGCTGGTCCGGAAGTTAGTGGAGAGCAACCGTGGTTGCCATGGCAGCATTGTTGGGTTCCCAGCTCCTCTCATTAGGAACTCCTCTCAGTTTCTGTCACGAGGGGAGAGATGGTTTGTTGGTGGCTGTGACTATTCCCATTTCTTACAAAAACTTCATGGACTTCAGaagcacaaaggaaaaaatgttagaAATATACCAGTCGCCTCTGCACAAAGTACATCCCAATGCCACCCGCAACAGAAGATCTCTGAAGAATCTCTGATCTCTGCTGGTGATGGTGATTCAGGCCAGCCTGCCCTAGGACCTGTCTCTCAGCCTTCCACTCCATTTCATAAACCTACTTGGGTATTATATTCCCACCCCACTAGTCACAGGTCTCGGGTAAATATGGGAATCTACCTTAGCACTTTCCCCAGAAATGTTGACAGCTGGACTGAGCCCTGGGTGATTTATGAGGGGCCCAGTGCATACTCTGATCTGGCAGCTATTGAGTTACCCTTTTCAGACCCATCAACACCAGGGATTCCAGCCATCACTTTTGCCTGCCTCTATGAAAGTGGAGCCAGGTATGCATACGAAGAGATCTCTTTTTGTCTGTTCACACTCTCTGAAGTCATCGAGAACATACCTACAAAGGTTAGCTCCCTGAGTCAGAGTAACCAAGCAGAAAGCAAGAACCATTGGAAAAGCTGTGTGACCTCCTGAATATTCTTCTCTCATTGTCCTGGAAGGGAGGCCTCCAGGATAGCCTTGTATATTTAGTACATCTCCATAGAAGACCTACAGAAATATTCTAACACTACAGAATGGTTCTTGTCATCTTATAACATATCATCAGTTTTCAGCAGACATTCATTGAGGTTGGAACATGGTCAAACGTAGTTTAATGTTTTAAActcacattttattttgtttgatggCTCTAAAATAAATATAGGGCTagctcctctaagaatttggctTGTATCATTTACCTGAAGAAATATCCCTTAATGAATGAATTAGGctgtttatggtttttttttcagttctgaataGATGACTTTATTTTCTGCCCAAAttcattccttattttttctgttacgatttttatttctcctttgagTCATTCTGAAGGTTTCCATTATCTTTGTATATTACGTAGTATTTTGCCTTTCATGAggctctttcttccttcattttgcaaTATTTGCTAATTGTACTTGGAGTTCTCTTTGtggttttttaatgtatttttccttctgttattttagTGTCCTGTCTCTTGGTTTATCTGATGATATCCTGGGCTTTTGTTGAGCCTTTTGCTCTTGTTATCTCTATCATCCTTTTTCTTGTATTCCCCATCCCTCACTCTCTGGCTCCTCTCCTTCCATTGGTGCTACAAGCCCTGGACACTGGGCTACTAGGCTGCAGAGCTGCCTTAATCTTCCTTAGAAAGGGGATAGTTGGTTCACCTGCCTGGGTCCCTGCCCAGAGTAAATGGTGTGTAGGACTGAACTCAACTCATTTTTCACTCATCTTTCCCTTAGGTGCAGCATATTTGCTTTTGCTGGTTCATTTTCAGACTACTTGatttctcccttcattctttgcttttccttctcatgACTAGGTAGAATCAACCACTTCTTTAGGTCTAGGGGGTTGAGGGGCTAAGAGTATTTGGGTAGAGACCCTTCAGTTTTGGGGGGTCCCTACCCCAGGCTAGGCTTCTGGCACAAACCTGAGACTGCTTATGTTGGCTGCCAGCAGCTACTCTATTCTTTTGTCTAATCTTGTAATTAAGCTCTAGAAATTCTACAGTTAGTTTCATAATTGTTTGGGAGTTGAAGCATTAAGGGGTTTGCAGAGAATTACTAATTCACCATATTACTTACTGGTCATGTGTCTCACTCCTGAATGAGTTAATTAGGAGTAATTGAGAGGGAGAAACAATGGCCTTAAATGCACCCATGTTTGAATTTCAGGGACATCAGCAATGAAGAGACATGGGAAGAGGAGCTATTAATCGAaggagaaaaacttaaaaaaaagatttgcgtATTTAGGACTCAGTGAGGAACAAAGATTAGAATATCAGAAGAAATTAATATCTGCATTTTAAGTACTAGGTGTGTATGAATGAAGCCACAAGCCAaacatgtaaatatgtaaatatttaaagaaacacAGAAGCTAAATTAGTGACATAACCATAGGAATGCTTTTTGTCTTAACACTTGCTCTTGTTTCTTATCCAATATGGAGTCTGGTGGCCAttatctcctgactcccaggataGTGTCCTTTTCTCGATGAGatcagtgcctggtgcatagtctTCTTCTCTACCCCAAATCCTGGCATCATTCTTGGGGACTTCAACATCCATGTTGATGGGCCTTCAAATACTTAATTTTCCAGATTGTCAACCTCATCCTCTCCCATGTCCTCCTCCTGTGAGATACACAAGGGTGGTCATAACATCGATCTTGCCTTCACCTACTTCTGTCTTCAAGAACGTTAAAATTCCTCTACACAGTCATAGTTTCTATAATTCCACTTCTTCCCATGTCTTACTGCTTCATTTTCATGATGTCTTCTGGTTCTCCCAGCCCTCAGGACTTTGCCCCCTCTCAGTTTACACTCTCCCTTCAGCTTTACACTATTctatactttttcttcctttgccctCTTGTCTTGTCACCTCACACTTTGTCAGTTCCTGACCCTGAACTGCTCCCACATCTGCCTTCTTCATTTATTCTTGCTGTAAATGGAGGTAGGGGAAGCTACAAAACCCCTTAGAATGAGTCCACTGCATATTTATATTATCTAACCTCACCTGGACCCTCATTGTATGTATCATTTTAGACCCTTATAGGTATATGTTGCCTACTCCATTaacatgtaagcttcttgagggtatggacaattttccatttttctttgtatccttaggcTTAGTTAGCACAAGgcccaagtgcttaataaatttattttagttgATGGACTGATTGCTTTAACTGGGCAATTTCCTGACTTCTAAGGGTAAGAACTCTATTGTTTTAGGCTGCATCATGGTAGATATAATATCTAGAATAAGGGAGAGGATAGTTCCACTGTCTTCTCCCTTCATCATACTATCTCTgggcaccacaatttgaaaaggACATTGATGATCTGGAGAGCATCTTGAGCCAAGTGACAAAGAGGGCAAGGTAACTGGACACCACGTCTTGTGAGGATATGTGAAAGGAAGTAGAGATGGTTAGTCTGGACAAAAGAAGACCTACCAGGTATAAGAGATGCCCCCCAGTATTAAAGGTCTGCTGCTTGTGCCCAGAGGGCAAGACCTGGGCCAGTGGGTGGAAGACAGACTGAGGCTTGATTCCTAACATATAGAAACACCTTGAAGTGTCATGGGCTATCTCAGCAGCTGGCAGACTCCCTCTCTTTAGAGTTCTCCAagtgaaggctggatgaccatttggtGGGTATATTGTGGAGAGAAATCttcttcaggtatgggttggtCATATGACCTTGAAGCCTCAATTCAGTgaagagattctatgattctgtgggtTGAGCTACTTTATGTgctgttttccaaataaacagttttattttccttaagcatCTATGATAACAGTATTGAGTGGtctgtccttttttctctctcatgatATCTAATAATTGGGCTGCTTCTCATCACTGGAAGAGGTGAAAGTCCAAGATGGGCTCAGAGCAAGGAAGGTCTTCAATGGGACTAACCTCCTATGAGCAGAAATAGCATTATCCTCTCATACTGTGGCAGTCAGAGCTGTCATTACGTCCAAAGCAGCTTCACTGGAGAAAGGTAAAGTGTAGAAGACAATCTCATCATAGGTAAAGTCTTGTGAGGAGATGGCAAGAACCCTTTGTCCAGAGAGGGTGGTCTTTGTGCCCATGATGGATGAGACGGAATTGGATCCTGGGATAAAGATGCCATGAATGGGCTTTTAGGGTAATAGCTAGGGTATGTTGGTGCAAGCCCTCCCCTTAATGTCAGTGCACTGGGCCGGACCCCTGTTTGCTCTGTCCAAGTTACAGCTCTGATAGCACCACAGAAAATTAAGCcattggaaagatgatatctgaagATTAGGATTGCCCCTGGATCTCTGGATTTGTTTTTGGCTACAGATGTTGGGATAATTAAGAGAAGGGCAAGGAAGGGGGTTGGAAGGAAATCCTACCACAATAAAGATTGGATCTGAATGCAATAAATGTGTGTCTAGCATTTATTCACTTAACCTGTGCAAGGCAGTGGGGATATGATGATGAAAAATGACATAGTCCCTGCCtcttaaggaatttataatctatggggtagggatgggggtggggagggccagATTATTATGGGGGCAAAGGAAGGGTCCAGACAAAGAGCTCAAGATCATTGGAGAAAGGAGACTTCACCTGCCCTGGGGCCCCGGGGAGGAAGGGATcacagaaggcttcatggaggagaggaACGTCtggactgagccttgaaggaggcaAGGGATTTCAGCAGCTGAAGATGGGGAGGAAGTGCCTTTGAAGAAATATGGCGGACAGTGCCCAACCCTCCCTCTGGATGTACTTGGTCACATTCACGCTCCTCTTTGGGCTTTCCTGGGCCCCAGCTCTggttctgaccacatcactcccctccTCAGTAAATTCTAGAGTCTCGTCATGATCTCTAGATTCAACCCCAACCTCCTCCTCCATTTGGCACTTAAGCCTTTACAGCTTGGTGCTAAcctacctcctccccctcatcATTCTGCAGTTCAGCCAACAGGATCTTCCGTCTCTCACATGCAGCTCTGCCACCCCCCCCATCTGTCTTCGTGTCTTTGTCCTGGTTTCTAGACCTTCAGGTCTAGAATGTTCTCCCACCTTATCTTCTCCTCATAGTATCCCTTCTTTACTTTCTGTAGTGGCgtctaggtgacatagtggactGAATGCttgacatggagtcaggaggtcctgagttcaaatccaggcccagacacatactagctgggagaccctgggcaagtcacttaacttctagcagcctcagtttcctcatctgtaaaatggggataataaaagcacctacctcgcagggttgtttctaggctcaaaggagatgatatatgtaaagcacttagcagaccTTAAAGCGATGTACAAACATTAGCTATTAgtaataattctcattttttgcaggagacctttcccagtcTCTTCTCCCTGACTTCTGGAGTTAACCGCCCATCTATTCTGTGCGTGTATCTTATGTGCACACAATTATTTCCATAGTTtattcttccattagattgtgagcttcttgagggaaggaactttgttttggtttttggtgcctaatacatagtaattgggcagccaggtggcacagtggaagatTGGAGcgcaaatatggcctcaggcaggtgctggatgtgtgaccctgggcaagtcactttaccctgtttgcctcagtttcctcatctgtactatgagccagagaaggagatggcaaaccgctctagtatcgttgccaagaaaaccctgaatggggtcacagagaattggacatgacgaaaatgactcaacaacaacacgtAGTAAATGCTTTATCAATTTTTGTTGACTGGGCGGCTCattgttgtccttcccatggaaCAGAAGCTCTTGAAGGCAAACGCTGTTccacttttgcctttgtttctccaGCACACAACACCTGGTGCATCATAGGTGCTTCATGTATGCTTGAtatttgattggttgattgattccaGGTGATTATGGACTGGCTTTCAAAGCCATTTTTGTTGGTGCTcggtcattttagttgtgtctgacactttgcgactccatttggggttttcttggcaacagcTCACCAAATTCCTTCCTCTAGTTAAAAAATTGACCTAGAGCCATAGCTTGTGTCTGACTCCAAGAAAGCTCCTATAAAGGAACCGATATGGAGGAATGTCTATTCTTGTTATCTCTTCTTAGGAAATGCTCTTTTGTAAAAGCTGTTTGGGGTTATTTGGTTAAATGGGGCACTAGTCACTAGAGTGTACTGATGATAGAAGGGTGTTGTTAATTATAACTGGTTGATTGATATAGAATGGAGGATTGAGCCCATGTCATTAGAAAAACACTATAACCCCTCAGTGGCATGACCCTGAGGTCTTGCTATAGTCTTGCTCTGGGAGACCCTACTCATCAGTAAAAGGGAAGGATTGGGGTAAGGAGCTAAGTTTCTGTAAAAGTTACGCAAGTATATACAGAATGTGTATttctgtgtacatatgtatatacacacatatacatttgtg
It encodes the following:
- the NEU4 gene encoding sialidase-4, which encodes MSNPYFPARTVLFEREEGGVTYRIPALLYIPKRATLLAFAEERLSPDDSHANVLVLRRGAFYRTYVEWGDMRVIKTAFLEEHRSMNPCPVYDELTGTVFLFFIAVLGNTPESFQIMTGKNAARLCYVTSSDGGRTWSAVTDLTEQVIGSVIEDWATFALGPGHGIQLRSGRLLVPAYTYHIDCKECFGKICKTTPHSFTFYSDDHGKSWQFGDFIPNLKTGECQLVSVYEEDGSNILYCNARSPLGCRVQALSMDDGAAFLPGQLVRKLVESNRGCHGSIVGFPAPLIRNSSQFLSRGERWFVGGCDYSHFLQKLHGLQKHKGKNVRNIPVASAQSTSQCHPQQKISEESLISAGDGDSGQPALGPVSQPSTPFHKPTWVLYSHPTSHRSRVNMGIYLSTFPRNVDSWTEPWVIYEGPSAYSDLAAIELPFSDPSTPGIPAITFACLYESGARYAYEEISFCLFTLSEVIENIPTKVSSLSQSNQAESKNHWKSCVTS